One Paraburkholderia agricolaris genomic region harbors:
- the gatA gene encoding Asp-tRNA(Asn)/Glu-tRNA(Gln) amidotransferase subunit GatA yields the protein MHEKSLTELRAALAAKECSAVELAQLYLKRIDAANSLNAFIQVDADLTLAQAKAADALLHTGHAGPLVGLPIAHKDVFVTKGWRSTAGSKMLSNYESPFDATVVARLQNAGMVCVGKTNMDEFAMGSSNENSYFGPVQNPWDRQAVPGGSSGGSAAAVAARLAPAATGTDTGGSIRQPASFSGITGIKPTYGRVSRYGMIAFASSLDQGGPMAQTAADCATLLNAMAGFDERDSTSLTREDEDFTRYIGKTWKEDGADKPLAGLRIGLPKEYFGEGLADDVRASIDAALKQYEALGATLVEVSLPKTELSIPVYYVIAPAEASSNLSRFDGVRFGHRAAEYRDLLDMYKKSRAEGFGPEVKRRILVGAYVLSHGYYDAYYLQAQKIRRIIAQDFQEAFKQCDVIMGPVAPSVAWDLGAKGDDPVQMYLADIYTLSVSLAGLPGMSVPCGFGAGANAQRPVGLQIIGNYFNEARMLQVADAFQRATDWHRKAPAGV from the coding sequence ATGCATGAAAAAAGCTTGACCGAACTGCGTGCCGCCCTAGCGGCCAAGGAATGCTCCGCAGTGGAATTGGCGCAGCTCTATCTGAAGCGGATCGACGCGGCCAATAGCCTGAACGCCTTCATCCAGGTCGACGCCGACCTGACGCTCGCGCAGGCGAAAGCGGCCGACGCGCTGCTTCACACCGGCCACGCGGGCCCGCTGGTCGGCCTGCCGATCGCGCACAAAGACGTGTTCGTCACCAAAGGCTGGCGCTCCACGGCCGGCTCGAAGATGCTGTCGAACTACGAGAGCCCGTTCGACGCGACGGTGGTCGCGCGTCTGCAGAACGCCGGCATGGTGTGCGTGGGCAAGACCAACATGGACGAGTTCGCGATGGGCTCGTCCAACGAGAATTCGTACTTTGGCCCCGTGCAGAATCCGTGGGATCGTCAGGCTGTGCCGGGCGGTTCGTCGGGCGGCTCGGCGGCGGCCGTAGCAGCGCGCCTCGCGCCCGCTGCCACCGGCACGGATACCGGCGGCTCGATTCGCCAGCCGGCTTCGTTCTCGGGCATTACCGGCATCAAGCCGACGTATGGCCGTGTGTCGCGCTACGGCATGATCGCGTTTGCCTCGTCGCTGGATCAGGGCGGCCCGATGGCCCAAACCGCCGCGGATTGTGCGACGCTGCTCAACGCCATGGCCGGTTTCGACGAGCGCGATTCGACCAGCCTCACGCGCGAAGATGAAGACTTCACGCGCTACATCGGCAAGACGTGGAAAGAAGACGGCGCGGACAAACCGCTCGCCGGCCTGCGCATCGGCCTGCCGAAAGAGTATTTCGGCGAAGGTTTGGCTGACGACGTGCGCGCTTCGATCGACGCTGCATTGAAGCAATATGAAGCGTTGGGCGCGACGCTGGTGGAAGTCTCGCTGCCGAAAACCGAGTTGTCGATCCCGGTGTACTACGTGATCGCACCGGCGGAAGCTTCGTCGAACCTGTCGCGTTTCGACGGTGTGCGCTTCGGCCATCGTGCCGCGGAGTATCGCGATCTGCTCGATATGTACAAGAAGTCGCGGGCCGAAGGCTTCGGTCCGGAAGTGAAGCGCCGCATTCTGGTGGGCGCCTATGTGCTGTCGCATGGCTATTACGACGCGTACTACCTGCAAGCGCAGAAGATCCGCCGCATCATTGCGCAGGACTTCCAGGAAGCGTTCAAGCAGTGCGACGTGATCATGGGGCCGGTCGCGCCGTCGGTGGCGTGGGACCTCGGCGCGAAGGGCGACGATCCGGTGCAGATGTATCTGGCCGACATCTACACGCTGTCGGTGAGCCTTGCCGGTTTGCCGGGCATGAGCGTGCCGTGCGGCTTTGGCGCGGGCGCGAATGCACAGCGGCCGGTGGGTCTGCAGATCATCGGCAACTATTTCAATGAAGCCCGGATGCTGCAAGTGGCCGACGCGTTCCAGCGCGCGACCGACTGGCACCGCAAAGCACCGGCAGGAGTGTGA
- a CDS encoding exodeoxyribonuclease III, which produces MLRVITANLNGIRSAAKKGFFDWFGEQKADVLCVQEIKCSQDDLTPEFMSPHGFTGYFQHAVKKGYSGAGVYTRHEPDEVVIGFGSEEFDPEGRYVELRFGKLSVISVYVPSGSSGDERQQAKFRFMDEFMPHLAELAQEREVIVCGDVNIVHKEIDIKNWKSNQKNSGCLPEEREWLTKLFDEVGYVDVFRTLDQRPEQYTWWSNRGQAYAKNVGWRIDYQIATAGIAGKAKRTDVFRDIKFSDHAPLTVDYDHKVKK; this is translated from the coding sequence ATGTTGCGTGTGATTACCGCCAACCTGAACGGCATCCGCTCAGCGGCAAAGAAGGGTTTTTTTGACTGGTTCGGCGAACAGAAAGCCGACGTGCTGTGCGTGCAGGAAATCAAATGTTCGCAAGACGATCTGACACCGGAGTTCATGTCGCCACACGGTTTCACCGGCTATTTCCAGCACGCGGTGAAGAAAGGTTATAGCGGCGCGGGCGTGTACACGCGACATGAGCCGGATGAAGTGGTGATCGGCTTCGGCAGCGAGGAATTCGATCCGGAAGGGCGCTATGTCGAATTGCGTTTCGGCAAACTGTCGGTGATCTCGGTGTACGTGCCGTCGGGATCGAGCGGTGACGAACGTCAGCAGGCCAAGTTCCGTTTCATGGACGAGTTCATGCCGCATCTCGCCGAGTTGGCCCAGGAACGGGAAGTGATCGTGTGCGGCGACGTGAACATCGTCCACAAAGAGATCGACATCAAGAACTGGAAGAGCAACCAGAAGAATTCAGGTTGCCTGCCGGAAGAGCGCGAGTGGCTCACCAAGCTGTTTGATGAAGTGGGTTACGTCGACGTATTTCGCACGCTCGATCAGCGGCCCGAGCAATACACGTGGTGGAGTAACCGCGGTCAGGCGTATGCGAAGAACGTGGGGTGGCGGATCGATTATCAGATCGCCACGGCGGGCATTGCCGGCAAGGCGAAACGCACCGACGTGTTCCGCGATATCAAGTTCAGCGACCATGCGCCGCTGACCGTCGATTACGATCACAAGGTCAAGAAGTAA
- a CDS encoding PPK2 family polyphosphate kinase: MAKQPELDDFRVPYFDDGKKNNKFSLDAFDPSAKPFSSGSKDADRARLSEIGAILDTQQECLHAQRTRRVLLVLQGMDTSGKDGTIRAVFHEVDPLGLRIVPFKAPTPVELAHDFLWRVHAQAPAAGELTIFNRSHYEDLLVPSVLGSLDAEAFEQRCCHIRQFEKLLADSGTAIVKCMLHISKDEQRARLQARIDDPNKHWKFDVSDLEARKQWDQYQAAYCDMLAVTSTEYAPWYVVPADSKTHRNVMVAELLLRTFEALKLEYPPAKESLKGVKVE; this comes from the coding sequence ATGGCGAAGCAACCCGAACTCGACGATTTCCGCGTGCCGTATTTCGACGACGGCAAGAAGAACAACAAATTCTCACTCGACGCTTTCGACCCGTCCGCAAAACCTTTTTCGTCCGGTTCGAAAGATGCCGACCGGGCGCGTTTGTCGGAGATCGGCGCGATCCTCGACACGCAGCAGGAGTGCCTGCACGCGCAGCGGACGCGCCGGGTGTTGCTGGTGTTGCAAGGCATGGACACGAGCGGCAAGGACGGCACGATCCGCGCGGTGTTTCATGAAGTCGATCCGCTTGGTTTGCGCATCGTGCCGTTCAAGGCGCCGACGCCTGTGGAACTGGCGCACGATTTTCTATGGCGCGTGCATGCGCAGGCACCCGCTGCCGGCGAGTTGACGATTTTCAACCGTAGCCACTACGAAGATTTGCTGGTGCCGAGCGTGCTTGGCAGTCTGGACGCCGAAGCATTCGAGCAACGCTGTTGCCACATTCGCCAGTTCGAGAAACTGTTGGCCGACAGTGGGACGGCTATCGTCAAGTGCATGCTGCACATTTCGAAAGACGAGCAGCGCGCGCGTTTGCAGGCTCGTATCGACGATCCGAACAAGCACTGGAAATTCGACGTCTCCGATCTCGAAGCACGCAAGCAGTGGGACCAGTATCAGGCGGCGTACTGCGATATGCTGGCCGTGACGTCGACCGAATACGCGCCGTGGTACGTGGTGCCTGCCGATTCGAAGACGCATCGCAATGTGATGGTCGCCGAGTTGTTGCTGCGCACGTTCGAAGCGTTAAAGCTCGAATATCCACCGGCCAAAGAATCGCTGAAGGGCGTCAAGGTCGAATGA
- a CDS encoding M48 family metallopeptidase: MRPESDASGIASPKPGHALLRAALALGCATSLTVGAPLNAYATATTAAGTSAPSPTSSPTPAPAATPAAKAAVGTAGPENATSTAPSANSATNAGSTPAATTPPASTQQPTAPVTARTPAATSTPATAAKAPAPTSAPAATSSVPTPPTYSAPNTQLRYGGYLVFRNLIPSPMLEAQAAQEFNEIVYGAEHANSLYGDTDAHVTRVRSIIDKMIPYSLKWNERAKNWKWDLAVVRSPDIRMYCLPGGKIVVYSGLLDRVRLNDNELGMLIGHEIAHALREHARERLGELQASQLDSSGTIPQLFGLADLGAAPLGIGSRLLEMKYESTDETEADVIGSDIASRAGFDPRAAVTLWDKLATATRSNRDQGFIYVHPYTPARRQDIIKRLPDMLPLYAKAIGKSVDALPDYAGMGRPRRKPISSE; the protein is encoded by the coding sequence GTGCGCCCGGAATCGGATGCCTCGGGAATTGCTTCGCCCAAGCCTGGCCACGCGCTGCTGCGCGCGGCGTTGGCGCTGGGTTGCGCGACGAGCCTCACAGTCGGTGCACCGTTGAACGCCTACGCCACCGCCACGACGGCGGCCGGCACCAGCGCGCCGTCGCCAACGTCGTCGCCTACGCCGGCACCCGCGGCGACGCCAGCGGCAAAGGCCGCAGTGGGCACGGCAGGCCCCGAAAACGCGACATCGACGGCACCCAGCGCGAACAGCGCTACAAACGCCGGCAGCACGCCCGCAGCCACCACGCCGCCAGCTTCCACGCAGCAGCCTACCGCACCGGTTACGGCAAGGACGCCCGCGGCGACCTCGACACCGGCCACTGCCGCGAAGGCACCCGCTCCCACGTCAGCGCCCGCCGCGACCTCCAGCGTTCCCACGCCGCCGACATACAGCGCGCCGAACACACAGTTGCGCTATGGCGGCTACCTCGTGTTTCGCAACCTGATCCCGTCGCCGATGCTCGAGGCGCAAGCCGCTCAGGAGTTCAACGAGATCGTCTACGGCGCCGAGCACGCGAACAGTCTGTACGGTGACACCGACGCCCACGTCACACGGGTGCGTTCGATCATCGACAAAATGATTCCCTACTCGCTGAAATGGAACGAGCGGGCAAAGAACTGGAAGTGGGATCTGGCGGTAGTACGCTCGCCCGATATCCGCATGTACTGCCTGCCGGGCGGCAAGATCGTTGTGTACAGCGGCCTGCTCGATCGCGTGCGTCTGAACGACAACGAACTTGGCATGCTGATCGGTCACGAGATCGCCCACGCGCTGCGCGAGCATGCGCGCGAGCGGCTCGGTGAACTGCAGGCCAGCCAGCTCGACTCATCCGGTACGATCCCGCAGCTATTCGGGCTCGCCGATCTGGGCGCGGCGCCGCTCGGCATCGGTTCGCGCCTGCTGGAGATGAAGTACGAGAGCACCGACGAAACCGAGGCCGACGTGATCGGTAGCGATATTGCCTCGCGCGCCGGTTTCGATCCGCGCGCCGCGGTCACGCTATGGGACAAGCTGGCCACGGCAACGCGCAGCAACCGCGATCAGGGCTTTATCTACGTGCATCCGTACACACCGGCGCGGCGCCAGGACATCATCAAGCGCTTGCCGGATATGCTGCCGCTCTATGCGAAGGCAATCGGCAAGAGCGTCGATGCACTGCCGGACTATGCCGGCATGGGCCGCCCGCGCCGCAAACCCATCAGTAGCGAGTGA
- the gatB gene encoding Asp-tRNA(Asn)/Glu-tRNA(Gln) amidotransferase subunit GatB: MAKQWEVVIGLETHAQLSTQSKIFSGTATQFGAAPNTQASPVDLALPGTLPVMNRGAVERAIQFGLAIGSTIAPRSIFARKNYFYPDLPKGYQISQYEIPVVQGGQVTIQVPANEKAGKEAYEKVVNLTRAHLEEDAGKSLHEDFAGMTGIDLNRAGTPLLEIVTEPEMRSAAEAVAYAKTLHTLVTWLGICDGNMQEGSFRCDANVSVRPVGQAEFGTRAEIKNLNSFRFLEEAIQYEVRRQIELIEDGGTVVQETRLYDPDKRETRSMRSKEDAHDYRYFPDPDLMPLVIDAAWVERVKGEMPELPVAIQQRFVTQYGLTPYDANVLTSSKAMAAYYEAVVLKVGPANAKVAANWLMGEVSSQLNREGLDIADSPVSSAQLALLLQRIADGTISNKIAKEIFVAIWEEKATDEAAADRIIEAKGLKQISDTGALEAIIDEVLAANAKSVEEFRAGKEKAFNALIGQAMKATKGKANPAQVNELLKKKLS; the protein is encoded by the coding sequence ATGGCCAAGCAATGGGAAGTCGTGATCGGTCTGGAGACCCACGCGCAACTGTCGACCCAATCGAAGATTTTCTCGGGCACCGCCACGCAATTCGGCGCCGCGCCGAACACGCAGGCCAGCCCCGTCGATCTGGCATTGCCGGGCACGCTGCCGGTGATGAACCGCGGCGCCGTGGAGCGTGCGATCCAGTTCGGTCTCGCGATCGGCTCGACGATTGCGCCGCGCAGCATTTTCGCGCGCAAGAATTACTTTTACCCTGATCTGCCGAAGGGCTATCAGATCAGCCAGTACGAAATCCCCGTGGTGCAGGGCGGCCAGGTGACGATTCAGGTCCCGGCTAACGAAAAGGCGGGTAAGGAAGCGTACGAAAAGGTCGTCAACCTGACGCGCGCTCACCTTGAAGAAGATGCGGGCAAGTCGTTGCACGAAGACTTCGCGGGCATGACCGGCATCGACCTGAATCGCGCCGGCACGCCGCTGCTCGAAATCGTCACCGAGCCGGAAATGCGCAGCGCGGCTGAGGCGGTCGCGTATGCGAAGACGCTGCACACGCTGGTCACCTGGCTCGGCATCTGCGACGGCAACATGCAGGAAGGCTCGTTCCGTTGCGACGCGAACGTGTCGGTGCGCCCGGTCGGTCAGGCGGAATTCGGCACGCGTGCCGAGATCAAGAACCTGAACTCGTTCCGCTTCCTCGAAGAAGCGATCCAGTACGAAGTGCGCCGTCAGATCGAATTGATCGAAGACGGCGGCACGGTGGTGCAGGAAACGCGTCTGTACGATCCGGACAAGCGCGAAACGCGCTCGATGCGCAGCAAGGAAGACGCGCACGATTACCGCTATTTCCCCGATCCCGACCTGATGCCGCTCGTGATCGATGCAGCGTGGGTCGAACGCGTGAAGGGTGAAATGCCGGAACTGCCGGTCGCGATTCAACAGCGCTTCGTCACGCAATACGGCCTGACGCCGTATGACGCAAACGTGCTGACGTCGAGCAAGGCGATGGCCGCGTACTACGAGGCGGTTGTGCTCAAGGTCGGTCCGGCGAATGCCAAGGTCGCGGCTAACTGGCTGATGGGCGAAGTGTCGTCGCAATTGAATCGCGAGGGCCTGGACATTGCTGACAGCCCGGTTTCGTCGGCGCAACTCGCGTTGTTGTTGCAACGTATCGCCGACGGCACGATCTCGAACAAGATCGCGAAGGAAATTTTTGTCGCGATCTGGGAAGAGAAGGCCACCGACGAAGCCGCTGCCGATCGCATCATCGAAGCGAAGGGTTTGAAGCAGATTTCAGACACCGGCGCGCTCGAAGCGATTATCGACGAAGTGCTCGCCGCGAATGCGAAGTCGGTCGAGGAATTCCGCGCCGGCAAGGAAAAGGCGTTCAACGCACTGATCGGTCAGGCGATGAAAGCCACCAAGGGCAAGGCCAATCCGGCGCAGGTCAACGAACTGCTGAAGAAGAAGCTGTCCTGA